A window from Candidatus Rickettsiella viridis encodes these proteins:
- a CDS encoding glycosyltransferase family 2 protein: MVPLFSIILTTYNRSQLLPRALRSVLQQSFSNFELIIVDDHSTDNTRQVVYEFTDNRMTYIQQDHNQGVSTARNTGIKQAKGEYLCFLDDDDEYLPTFLQEVSQFLKKKSQAFIGLIWTGIAKIHEEKTIQTELFNLDNKKNLLFLLEILFSGITIHHTCFERVGLFNPTLHLREDMDIVYRMLATGLDYAAIPKVLIKIHIHEQPSLSRSITLADRIANSEYLLVAHAAFLNQNLPLWLRWHTNLVSDYYRVGKKQQARKLVCLIIKKCWYYPRIWELSLRLELKSLKSNLLKT; the protein is encoded by the coding sequence ATGGTTCCTTTATTTTCTATCATCCTGACTACGTATAACCGTAGTCAACTCTTGCCACGCGCCCTACGCAGTGTTCTACAACAAAGCTTTAGCAATTTTGAGCTGATCATTGTCGATGATCATTCGACCGATAATACACGACAAGTGGTCTACGAATTCACCGACAATAGAATGACTTATATTCAACAAGATCATAACCAGGGCGTTTCTACGGCTAGAAATACCGGCATAAAACAAGCCAAAGGCGAATATTTGTGTTTTTTAGATGATGATGATGAATATTTACCGACGTTTTTACAAGAAGTCAGTCAATTTTTAAAAAAGAAAAGCCAGGCTTTTATCGGTTTGATTTGGACAGGAATAGCCAAAATCCATGAAGAAAAAACAATCCAAACGGAACTTTTTAATTTAGATAACAAGAAAAACCTATTGTTTCTCTTAGAGATTCTTTTCTCTGGAATCACTATCCACCATACCTGTTTTGAACGTGTGGGATTATTTAATCCAACACTACATCTTAGAGAAGATATGGATATTGTTTACCGCATGCTAGCTACCGGTTTAGATTATGCAGCAATTCCCAAGGTTTTAATCAAAATACATATACATGAACAGCCTAGTTTAAGCCGTTCAATCACACTGGCTGATAGAATAGCGAACTCGGAATATCTTTTAGTTGCTCATGCCGCATTTCTAAATCAAAACTTACCCCTGTGGTTACGTTGGCATACGAATCTAGTCAGCGACTATTATCGTGTGGGCAAAAAGCAACAAGCGAGGAAATTAGTTTGCCTGATCATTAAAAAATGTTGGTACTATCCTAGAATCTGGGAGTTATCGCTTAGACTGGAACTCAAATCGTTAAAATCCAACTTATTAAAGACCTAA
- a CDS encoding ParB/RepB/Spo0J family partition protein — MMKKSRLGRNLDMLLSSQPFDDLVQTSTVAKEELRYLAIEKLQAGRYQPRREFAKEALEELSNSIRTQGIINPIVIRAIEKDRYEIIAGERRWRAAQLAQLTEVPVLIKTISDETALAISLIENIQRQDLNPLEEAEGIQRLINEFSMTHQQVAETLGRSRTAITNLLRLLSLAPAVKLLLQQGQLEMGHARALLSLDPALQTQAAEKVVKNKLSVRETERWVQNGSFLEQTHEIPLKINADVALLERNLSDKLGAKVFFKQGLQGKGQLIIHYNSLEELDGILAHIN, encoded by the coding sequence ATGATGAAAAAATCACGTTTAGGCCGAAATCTGGACATGCTATTAAGCAGTCAGCCATTTGACGATTTAGTGCAAACCAGCACCGTGGCAAAAGAAGAATTACGTTACTTAGCCATCGAAAAGCTGCAAGCGGGACGTTATCAACCACGACGGGAATTTGCAAAAGAGGCATTGGAAGAACTTTCTAATTCGATTCGTACACAAGGCATTATTAACCCGATTGTCATACGTGCTATTGAAAAAGATCGTTATGAAATCATCGCGGGCGAACGTCGTTGGCGTGCCGCGCAACTCGCACAACTCACTGAAGTACCGGTTTTAATTAAAACGATTTCTGATGAGACGGCGCTAGCCATCTCTTTAATCGAAAATATTCAACGCCAAGATTTAAATCCATTGGAAGAAGCAGAAGGCATACAACGGCTGATTAACGAATTTAGCATGACACACCAACAGGTTGCGGAAACACTAGGCCGTTCGCGTACCGCTATCACTAATTTACTACGTTTATTAAGTTTAGCGCCTGCGGTCAAACTATTATTGCAACAAGGGCAGCTTGAAATGGGTCATGCTCGAGCCTTATTGAGCTTAGATCCGGCACTGCAAACGCAAGCGGCTGAAAAAGTAGTCAAAAATAAACTCTCGGTGCGTGAAACTGAACGATGGGTACAAAATGGATCCTTCCTGGAGCAAACTCACGAGATCCCACTCAAAATAAATGCTGATGTCGCGTTATTAGAACGCAATCTATCGGATAAATTAGGCGCCAAAGTATTCTTTAAGCAAGGCTTACAAGGTAAAGGGCAACTGATTATTCACTATAACAGCCTAGAAGAACTCGATGGGATTCTCGCCCACATCAATTAA
- a CDS encoding ParA family protein: MGKIIAIVNQKGGVGKTTSCINLAASMALLKQKTLLIDLDPQANATTGSLFQKEATTANIAQVLLDEVPVEESLIETPAHYTLIPGSGDLTQTEIQLLQKEQREYTLKKILAPLIASYDYILLDCPPSLNILTVNALVAANSVIIPVQCEYFALEGLSSLMNTLQSIRTTVNPALQIHGILRTLFDSRNSLAKQVAEELFIHFKDKLYTTTIPRNIRLAEAPSHGQPALLYDPHSSGSQAYISLAKEILVRDGQDASTFVESAPLTTPNTLLKKRSKHEKSPSVEQVV; encoded by the coding sequence ATGGGCAAAATTATTGCTATTGTGAATCAAAAAGGCGGCGTAGGTAAAACCACAAGTTGTATCAACTTGGCTGCGTCCATGGCCTTACTAAAACAAAAAACCCTATTAATCGATTTGGATCCACAAGCCAATGCAACGACCGGCAGCCTTTTTCAAAAAGAAGCGACCACCGCTAACATTGCGCAGGTACTTCTGGATGAAGTCCCCGTCGAAGAAAGTCTGATAGAAACACCGGCGCATTACACCCTCATTCCTGGTTCGGGCGATCTCACACAGACTGAAATTCAGTTATTACAAAAAGAACAACGCGAATATACACTTAAAAAAATACTTGCCCCTTTAATCGCATCTTACGATTATATTCTATTAGACTGCCCGCCCTCATTAAACATATTGACCGTCAATGCCTTAGTTGCTGCCAATTCTGTGATCATACCCGTACAGTGCGAATATTTTGCATTAGAAGGTCTCAGCAGTTTAATGAATACACTACAAAGCATACGCACCACCGTCAATCCCGCTTTACAAATTCATGGCATATTACGTACCTTATTTGATAGCCGTAATAGCTTAGCCAAACAAGTGGCCGAAGAATTATTCATACACTTTAAAGATAAATTGTACACAACCACTATTCCGCGCAATATCCGCTTGGCCGAAGCCCCTAGCCATGGTCAACCGGCTTTGCTCTACGATCCTCATTCCAGCGGCAGCCAAGCCTATATCAGCTTAGCCAAAGAAATCTTAGTGCGTGATGGACAGGATGCAAGCACTTTCGTAGAATCAGCACCTTTAACGACCCCCAATACGCTATTAAAAAAACGTTCCAAGCACGAAAAATCTCCGTCTGTTGAACAGGTAGTATGA
- a CDS encoding metal ABC transporter solute-binding protein, Zn/Mn family, producing MKLLTHRLLFLLLRARQARGNPEICPGWPRLLRKLAMTAILFLLGILFYQSSIAAPIHIVAAENFYASVAKEIGGSYVSVESIMSQPDQDPHLFNVTPRIAKSLGRADLVVFNGLGYDAWMQGLLSVAAVAVQAKICVGQLVNKKEGDNPHIWYDPATMPLYAKALLDFLVQKDPVHQVAYQANYQAFIKRYQRLSDLIQQLKSQSQQVKVIATEPVFGYMANALGFDMQGMAFQTSMMNGVDPSPQQVLEFQNALQTRRVKVLFYNKQVSSPLIQQLLKVAKRNAIPVIGITETQPANTTYSGWMSDQLHQLAKALHEHASI from the coding sequence ATGAAGCTTTTAACACACCGTCTATTATTTTTGTTATTGCGAGCGCGGCAAGCGCGCGGCAATCCGGAGATTTGCCCTGGATGGCCACGCTTACTTCGTAAGCTCGCCATGACAGCTATTTTGTTTTTGTTAGGGATTCTCTTCTATCAAAGCAGTATAGCGGCGCCTATTCATATTGTTGCCGCAGAAAATTTTTATGCGTCAGTGGCTAAAGAAATAGGTGGATCCTATGTTTCTGTAGAAAGTATCATGAGCCAACCCGATCAAGATCCACACTTATTTAATGTCACGCCCCGTATTGCTAAAAGTTTGGGCCGGGCTGATCTCGTTGTGTTCAATGGCTTAGGTTATGATGCGTGGATGCAGGGTTTATTAAGTGTTGCCGCCGTTGCAGTGCAGGCCAAAATTTGCGTTGGACAATTAGTGAATAAAAAAGAAGGAGACAACCCCCATATTTGGTACGATCCGGCGACAATGCCTCTGTATGCAAAAGCACTGCTTGATTTTTTAGTTCAAAAAGATCCGGTACACCAAGTGGCTTATCAAGCGAATTACCAAGCCTTTATTAAACGCTATCAACGATTAAGCGATTTAATTCAGCAGCTAAAATCACAATCGCAACAGGTTAAGGTGATTGCGACAGAGCCGGTGTTTGGTTATATGGCCAACGCCTTAGGTTTTGATATGCAAGGCATGGCTTTTCAAACGAGTATGATGAACGGTGTTGATCCGAGTCCGCAACAGGTGTTGGAGTTTCAAAATGCCCTACAAACTCGTCGTGTTAAGGTTTTATTCTATAATAAGCAAGTCAGCAGTCCTTTAATTCAACAATTATTAAAGGTTGCAAAGAGAAATGCTATTCCTGTCATTGGTATAACCGAGACACAGCCGGCGAATACCACGTATAGTGGTTGGATGTCGGATCAATTACATCAATTGGCTAAGGCGCTACATGAACACGCTAGCATTTAA
- a CDS encoding metal ABC transporter ATP-binding protein: MNTLAFKQLGLAYGKRSIFSDFTATIKQGEFIAILGANGAGKSTLLRSILGLVPIKQGQISVFQQPVQKGSALIGYMPQVRQNLVNRSLSAKTWLAANLNGFKWGLPILSQQQKHELSRVVHLVQAEKLMHRSYALLSGGERQRLLLAQALLNKPKILLLDEPLMNLDPYYQENLVALINTIRVELGITVLFTSHDINPLLNCVDRVLYLAKGKAAIGLVNEIITSEKLSELYDKEIHVIRYEQQLFVINKDTGYHHVSHCRPDLDHFSV; encoded by the coding sequence ATGAACACGCTAGCATTTAAACAACTCGGTCTTGCCTATGGAAAGCGTTCTATTTTTAGTGATTTCACCGCAACGATTAAGCAGGGTGAATTTATTGCTATTTTGGGCGCAAACGGGGCAGGGAAGAGTACCTTGCTACGTTCAATATTGGGTTTAGTGCCTATCAAGCAAGGACAGATATCTGTTTTTCAGCAACCGGTTCAGAAGGGTTCGGCGTTGATTGGCTATATGCCACAAGTAAGACAGAATTTAGTCAATCGTTCTTTGAGTGCAAAGACATGGTTAGCCGCTAATTTGAATGGATTTAAATGGGGTTTGCCGATTTTAAGTCAACAGCAAAAACACGAATTATCTCGTGTTGTTCACTTAGTGCAGGCAGAAAAACTCATGCATCGATCCTATGCGCTTTTATCCGGTGGAGAGCGCCAACGATTATTATTAGCACAGGCGTTGCTGAATAAGCCTAAAATTTTACTACTTGATGAACCCTTAATGAATCTTGATCCTTATTATCAAGAAAATTTAGTGGCCTTAATTAACACCATTCGTGTGGAATTGGGTATCACGGTATTATTTACCTCGCACGATATTAATCCGCTCTTAAATTGTGTTGATAGGGTACTTTATTTGGCTAAAGGGAAAGCGGCTATTGGTTTAGTAAATGAAATTATAACCAGCGAAAAGCTAAGTGAACTTTACGATAAAGAAATCCATGTGATTCGCTATGAACAACAACTTTTTGTGATAAATAAAGATACAGGATACCATCATGTCAGTCACTGCAGGCCCGATCTTGATCATTTCTCTGTTTGA
- a CDS encoding metal ABC transporter permease produces the protein MSVTAGPILIISLFEYDFLRNALLAGTVAAILAGVVGYFMVIRRLAFAGHALGHIGFAGATGAGLLGLSPLTGQLLLTVLAAVGMGGLGHRIAKSDVAIGIILAFALGLGVLFLHFYMNYAAQAMTILFGNLLGVSAHLIKIMACCCMVSLIALSVMARPLLFSSLEPELAEAKGVSLSCISILFMIIAAIAVTIASQVVGILLVFTLLIGPAAAALNWTHGFASGLLLTVFLGILSVWLGIVLAFISDWPIPFWISTLTAVIYFLSVIKKS, from the coding sequence ATGTCAGTCACTGCAGGCCCGATCTTGATCATTTCTCTGTTTGAATATGATTTTCTGCGTAATGCACTCTTAGCGGGCACAGTAGCCGCTATTCTTGCCGGTGTGGTGGGTTATTTTATGGTTATCCGCCGGCTTGCCTTTGCCGGTCATGCCTTGGGACACATTGGTTTTGCGGGTGCAACCGGTGCTGGTTTGCTGGGCTTAAGTCCGTTAACAGGGCAATTGTTATTAACGGTATTAGCAGCAGTAGGGATGGGCGGTCTAGGTCACCGGATTGCTAAAAGCGATGTGGCTATCGGTATTATTTTAGCGTTTGCATTAGGATTAGGGGTTTTATTTTTACACTTCTATATGAATTATGCCGCGCAGGCAATGACGATTTTATTTGGGAATCTATTGGGTGTTTCAGCACATTTAATAAAAATAATGGCTTGTTGTTGTATGGTGAGTTTGATTGCATTGAGTGTGATGGCAAGACCCTTGTTGTTTTCAAGTTTGGAACCTGAGTTAGCCGAAGCAAAAGGCGTATCGCTGTCATGCATTTCTATTTTGTTTATGATCATTGCAGCCATTGCAGTGACGATAGCAAGTCAAGTGGTGGGGATACTGCTTGTATTTACTTTATTGATAGGTCCTGCTGCTGCCGCTTTGAATTGGACACATGGATTTGCCAGTGGTTTATTGCTAACCGTTTTTTTAGGTATTTTAAGTGTATGGTTGGGTATTGTTTTAGCCTTTATAAGCGATTGGCCGATTCCTTTTTGGATTAGTACGCTAACAGCCGTTATTTATTTTTTAAGTGTTATAAAGAAAAGTTGA
- a CDS encoding ribonucleotide-diphosphate reductase subunit beta produces MTNPILSTSSETAGFTGLETIEMGAARIQVDDKKIINCRADLNQLVPFKYKWAWEKYLAACANHWMPQEINMSADIALWRSPNSLTEDERMIIERSLGFFSTADSLVANNLVLAVYRHITNPECRQYLLRQAFEEALHTHAYQYVIESLGMDEARLFNMYRELPTVAKKAEWALPFTQSLGDPHFRTGTPENDQRLLRDLIAFYVVFEGIFFYVGFSQILSMGRRNKMTGTAEQFQYILRDESMHLNFGIDVINQIKLENPHLWTPEFKQYVINLVKEGVELEYQYALDTMPRGILGLNANMMWDYLRFIGNRRLAQIGLPEQYPGITNPLPWMSEIIDLKKEKNFFETRVTEYQTGGSLNWD; encoded by the coding sequence ATGACGAATCCTATCCTTTCAACGAGCAGTGAAACAGCTGGTTTCACTGGCTTAGAAACCATTGAAATGGGTGCCGCACGCATACAAGTTGATGATAAAAAAATCATCAACTGTCGTGCCGATCTTAACCAACTTGTCCCCTTTAAATATAAATGGGCTTGGGAAAAATATTTAGCCGCTTGTGCTAACCATTGGATGCCACAAGAAATTAATATGTCGGCAGATATCGCTTTATGGCGCTCACCCAATAGTCTGACAGAAGATGAACGGATGATCATTGAGCGAAGTCTCGGTTTTTTTTCAACCGCTGATTCTTTAGTTGCCAATAATCTTGTTTTAGCTGTTTACCGCCATATTACTAACCCAGAATGTCGTCAATATTTACTACGTCAAGCTTTTGAAGAAGCCCTACATACACATGCTTATCAATATGTGATTGAAAGCTTGGGCATGGATGAAGCACGCCTCTTTAACATGTATCGTGAACTACCCACCGTTGCCAAAAAAGCAGAATGGGCCTTACCATTTACACAAAGTCTAGGCGATCCACATTTCCGTACCGGCACACCTGAAAACGATCAACGTTTACTTCGTGATCTGATTGCTTTTTACGTTGTCTTTGAAGGCATTTTTTTCTATGTCGGTTTTTCACAAATCCTAAGCATGGGACGGCGTAATAAAATGACGGGTACTGCGGAACAGTTCCAATACATTTTACGTGATGAATCCATGCACCTTAATTTTGGTATCGACGTCATTAACCAAATTAAACTGGAAAATCCACATCTATGGACCCCTGAATTTAAACAATATGTTATTAATCTGGTTAAAGAAGGTGTAGAACTCGAATACCAATACGCTTTAGATACCATGCCGCGCGGCATTCTTGGATTAAATGCCAACATGATGTGGGATTATTTACGATTTATCGGTAATCGGCGCTTAGCGCAGATTGGTTTACCTGAACAATATCCTGGCATTACTAATCCACTACCATGGATGAGTGAAATTATTGATCTTAAAAAAGAAAAGAATTTCTTTGAAACACGCGTCACCGAATATCAAACCGGTGGAAGCTTAAATTGGGATTAA
- a CDS encoding ribonucleoside-diphosphate reductase subunit alpha: MLVNDLNESITPCIDKEPERIPVNGLQVIKRNGKPVSYDPNKIRVAISKAFLAVEGGQAATSSRIHERVTQLTGQITQILQGRLPQGGTLPIETIQDQVELVLMRAEAHQVARAYVLYREERRKMREHTASQPDIQLQITLSDGSKRPLNMEQLSKLIIETCHGLTELNPGLILQETLRNLYDGMPLAEIDKALIMSARSLVEQDPNYTYATARFLLRTLYAEALSFLGIERKIGSDTLHDLYRHYFQHYLEQGIALELLDPELKTYDIQKLTAALLPQRDEQFTYLGLQTLYDRYFLHANEIRFELPQAFFMRVAMGLAIKETNKEERAIEFYKLLSSFDYMASTPTLFNSGTLRPQLSSCFLTTVADDLDQIYSAIKDNALLSKFAGGLGNDWTSVRAMGARIKGTNGKSLGVVPFLNVANASAVAVNQGGKRKGAVCAYLETWHLDVEEFLELRKNTGDDRRRTHDMNTANWVPDLFMKRVMQEEDWTLFSPDETPDLHDLYGLAFEERYAAYEAKAARGEIKNFKKLSAINLWRKMLSLLFETGHPWITFKDPCNLRSPQQHVGIIHSSNLCTEITLNTSVDEIAVCNLGSINLPQHLNDAGELDQNKLRATIRTAIRMLDNVIDINYYTVPQARRSNLKHRPIGLGLMGFQDALYQLRVPYASEKAIAFADYSMEMISYYAIEASSDLAKERGSYESFPGSLWSQGILPIDSITRLQETRGEWFNQNQTSTLDWAPLRQKVMQNGMRNSNCMAIAPTATISNICGVSQSIEPTYQNIFVKSNMSGEFTVINPYLIKDLKSLGLWDAVMLNDIKYYDGSLQKIDRIPDTLKQLYATAFEVPVHWLVEAGSRRQKWIDQSQSLNLYMAEPSGKKLDELYKLIWLKGLKTSYYLRTLGATHMEKATLERGHLNAVQSLAEPLSGPSCSILDPDCESCQ, translated from the coding sequence ATGCTCGTAAACGATTTAAATGAATCGATAACACCTTGTATCGATAAAGAACCCGAGCGCATACCCGTAAACGGTTTACAAGTTATCAAACGTAATGGAAAACCAGTTAGCTATGATCCTAATAAAATCAGAGTTGCCATTAGCAAGGCGTTTCTTGCGGTAGAAGGTGGACAAGCCGCTACGTCAAGCCGTATTCATGAGCGTGTCACGCAACTGACCGGGCAAATCACTCAGATACTACAAGGACGATTACCACAAGGCGGCACACTGCCTATTGAAACCATACAAGATCAAGTAGAACTCGTTTTAATGCGCGCCGAAGCACATCAAGTCGCTAGAGCTTACGTTCTTTATCGCGAAGAGCGCCGAAAAATGCGTGAACACACCGCTTCTCAGCCTGACATTCAATTGCAAATTACATTAAGCGATGGAAGCAAACGCCCCTTAAACATGGAACAGCTTAGCAAGCTCATTATAGAAACGTGTCACGGTTTAACAGAACTCAATCCGGGTCTGATTTTGCAAGAAACCTTGCGTAATTTATACGACGGTATGCCTTTGGCTGAGATTGATAAAGCCCTGATCATGAGCGCGCGCTCATTAGTAGAACAAGATCCCAACTACACCTATGCAACGGCACGATTCTTATTACGAACACTTTATGCGGAGGCCTTAAGTTTTCTGGGTATAGAAAGAAAGATTGGCTCCGACACACTACACGACTTATACCGTCATTACTTCCAACATTATCTTGAACAAGGTATTGCACTTGAATTATTAGACCCTGAGCTAAAAACCTATGATATACAAAAACTGACCGCTGCACTACTCCCTCAACGCGATGAGCAATTTACCTATCTAGGCTTGCAAACTCTCTACGATCGTTACTTTTTACATGCCAATGAGATCCGCTTTGAATTACCCCAAGCATTTTTTATGCGCGTTGCCATGGGTTTGGCCATCAAAGAAACCAACAAAGAAGAACGTGCCATTGAGTTTTACAAATTACTTTCTTCTTTCGATTATATGGCCTCTACACCGACACTATTCAATTCAGGCACCTTACGCCCACAACTCTCCAGTTGCTTTTTAACCACCGTCGCAGACGATCTGGATCAAATCTATAGCGCCATAAAAGATAATGCCTTACTCTCAAAATTTGCCGGCGGTCTAGGTAACGATTGGACGTCTGTTAGAGCGATGGGTGCACGTATCAAAGGCACCAATGGAAAATCCTTAGGTGTTGTACCTTTCTTAAATGTCGCTAATGCATCGGCTGTTGCGGTTAATCAAGGTGGAAAACGTAAAGGCGCCGTATGTGCTTATTTAGAAACCTGGCACTTAGATGTAGAAGAGTTTTTAGAATTAAGAAAAAACACCGGTGACGACAGACGCCGCACACATGATATGAATACCGCAAATTGGGTGCCTGATTTATTCATGAAACGAGTTATGCAAGAAGAAGATTGGACATTATTTTCACCGGATGAAACTCCTGATCTACATGATCTGTATGGCTTAGCCTTTGAAGAGAGATATGCAGCCTATGAAGCCAAGGCTGCACGCGGTGAAATCAAAAACTTTAAAAAGTTATCCGCGATTAATTTATGGCGTAAAATGCTAAGCTTATTATTTGAAACAGGCCATCCTTGGATTACGTTCAAAGATCCCTGTAATCTACGCTCACCACAACAACATGTGGGAATCATTCATAGTTCCAATTTATGTACTGAAATTACACTCAATACCTCTGTGGATGAAATCGCTGTCTGTAATTTAGGTAGCATCAACCTACCGCAACATCTCAACGACGCCGGTGAGCTCGATCAAAACAAATTACGTGCAACCATTCGCACGGCGATTCGTATGCTGGATAATGTTATCGATATCAATTATTACACGGTACCTCAAGCGCGGCGCTCCAATTTAAAACATCGCCCTATTGGCTTAGGTCTCATGGGGTTTCAAGATGCGCTTTACCAATTGCGCGTACCTTATGCTTCAGAAAAAGCCATTGCATTCGCAGATTACTCCATGGAAATGATCAGCTACTATGCCATTGAAGCCTCCAGTGATTTAGCAAAAGAACGCGGCAGCTATGAAAGTTTTCCTGGTTCATTATGGAGTCAGGGTATCTTACCCATAGATTCCATAACACGCTTACAAGAAACCCGTGGTGAATGGTTTAATCAAAATCAAACAAGCACCTTAGATTGGGCACCTTTACGACAAAAAGTCATGCAAAACGGAATGCGCAATTCAAATTGTATGGCGATCGCCCCAACAGCCACTATTTCAAACATCTGTGGTGTTTCTCAATCCATAGAACCAACATACCAAAACATCTTCGTGAAATCGAATATGTCGGGTGAGTTTACTGTTATTAATCCTTATTTAATTAAAGACTTAAAATCACTTGGGCTTTGGGATGCAGTGATGCTGAATGACATCAAATACTACGATGGTAGCTTACAAAAAATTGACCGTATTCCCGATACATTAAAACAACTTTATGCGACTGCATTCGAAGTGCCCGTACATTGGTTAGTTGAAGCAGGCTCTAGACGACAAAAATGGATTGATCAAAGCCAATCCTTAAATCTGTACATGGCCGAACCATCTGGGAAGAAACTCGATGAATTATATAAATTAATCTGGCTCAAAGGATTAAAAACCAGCTATTACTTGCGCACATTAGGCGCGACCCATATGGAGAAAGCAACATTAGAAAGAGGACATTTAAATGCGGTGCAATCACTTGCTGAACCCCTATCTGGGCCTAGTTGCTCGATACTCGATCCGGACTGCGAATCATGTCAATAA
- a CDS encoding phosphomannomutase/phosphoglucomutase has protein sequence MSVVPLKNISESIFRAYDIRGIVDEAITPEVILLLGRAIGSAAQEQGEKTIITARDGRLSGPVLIKALHQGLRESGCNVIHIGQVPSPVLYFATRTLSTHSGVMLTASHNPANYNGLKIVLAGKSLSEETIAALYTRIQNGSFKSGSGGYKEISILEDYMNRIVGDIKLKRSLRVVVDCGSGIAGVVAPELLRRLGCEVIELFCEVDGRFPHHHPDPSVPENLTDLIQAVAQHKADLGLALDGDGDRLGVVTNKGEIIWPDRQLMLYASDVLSRNPGALIIYDIKSTRNLVDVIKQQGGRSLMWKTGHSIVKAKLEESGALLAGEMSGHIFFKERWYGFDDGLYTAARLLEIIAKGNQSSSEVFVALPNSINTPELKLAITEDKKFAFMQAFQKEVEFPNASMSKIDGVRAEFSDGWGLVRASNTSPYLILRFEADSKEALQRIQALFAEALLARDPTFKLPF, from the coding sequence ATGTCAGTCGTGCCATTAAAAAATATTTCAGAAAGTATTTTTCGTGCTTATGATATTCGGGGTATTGTGGATGAAGCTATAACACCCGAGGTTATTTTACTATTGGGTAGAGCCATTGGAAGTGCAGCACAAGAACAAGGTGAAAAAACTATTATTACTGCACGTGACGGGCGTTTGTCTGGACCTGTTTTAATTAAAGCACTTCACCAGGGATTACGAGAAAGTGGATGCAATGTTATCCATATTGGCCAAGTACCTAGTCCGGTACTTTATTTTGCGACCCGTACGTTAAGTACACATTCGGGCGTGATGTTAACGGCTAGCCATAATCCTGCAAATTATAATGGTCTAAAAATTGTTTTAGCAGGGAAAAGTTTGTCTGAAGAAACCATTGCGGCACTTTATACAAGAATTCAAAACGGATCCTTTAAGTCAGGCAGTGGTGGATATAAAGAGATTAGTATTCTTGAAGATTATATGAATCGCATTGTTGGCGATATTAAGCTAAAGCGATCGTTACGCGTGGTGGTCGATTGTGGAAGTGGTATTGCCGGCGTGGTCGCACCTGAATTACTGCGTCGATTGGGTTGCGAAGTGATTGAGTTGTTTTGTGAAGTGGATGGACGTTTTCCTCATCATCATCCTGATCCCAGTGTGCCAGAAAATTTGACTGATTTAATCCAAGCGGTTGCGCAGCATAAGGCTGATTTGGGTTTGGCATTGGATGGTGATGGCGATAGATTAGGTGTTGTTACCAATAAAGGCGAAATTATTTGGCCAGATAGGCAATTAATGCTGTATGCCAGTGATGTTTTATCACGTAATCCCGGTGCACTGATTATTTATGATATTAAATCAACACGAAATTTAGTCGATGTCATTAAACAACAGGGTGGGCGCTCTTTAATGTGGAAGACGGGCCATTCTATTGTTAAAGCTAAATTAGAAGAAAGCGGTGCTTTATTAGCAGGTGAGATGAGTGGGCATATCTTTTTTAAAGAGCGTTGGTATGGGTTTGATGATGGTCTTTATACAGCTGCGCGTTTATTGGAGATTATAGCGAAAGGGAATCAAAGCAGTAGTGAAGTATTTGTGGCACTGCCTAATAGCATCAATACACCGGAATTAAAATTAGCGATTACTGAAGATAAAAAATTTGCGTTTATGCAAGCGTTTCAAAAAGAAGTTGAATTTCCTAATGCGTCAATGAGTAAAATTGATGGTGTACGTGCCGAATTTAGTGATGGTTGGGGTTTAGTCAGGGCTTCCAATACCAGCCCTTATTTAATACTTCGATTCGAAGCGGATAGCAAAGAAGCATTGCAGCGTATTCAAGCGTTGTTTGCAGAGGCTTTATTAGCGCGCGATCCCACGTTTAAATTACCTTTTTAA